From Camarhynchus parvulus chromosome 22, STF_HiC, whole genome shotgun sequence, a single genomic window includes:
- the PCNA gene encoding proliferating cell nuclear antigen yields MFEARLVQGSVLKRVLEALKDLITEACWDLGSGGISLQSMDSSHVSLVQLTLRSEGFDTYRCDRNIAMGVNLSSMSKILKCAGNEDIITLRAEDNADTLALVFEAPNQEKVSDYEMKLMDLDVEQLGIPEQEYSCVVKMPSAEFARICRDLSHIGDAVVISCAKDGVKFSANGELGNGNIKLSQTSNVDKEEEAVTIEMNEPVQLTFALRYLNFFTKATPLSPTVTLSMSADVPLVVEYKIADMGHLKYYLAPKIEDQQDGS; encoded by the exons ATGTTCGAGGCGCGGCTGGTACAGGGCTCGGTGCTCAAGCGAGTGCTGGAGGCCCTCAAGGACCTCATCACCGAGGCCTGCTGGGACCTGGGCTCGGGCGGCATCAGCCTGCAGAGCATGGACTCCTCGCATGTCTCGCTGGTGCAGCTCACGCTGCGATCGGAGGGATTCGACACCTACCGCTGCGACCGCAACATCGCCATGGGCGTCAACCTGTCCAG CATGTCCAAGATCCTGAAGTGTGCAGGGAACGAGGACATCATCACCCTGCGGGCCGAGGACAACGCCGACACCCTGGCCCTGGTGTTCGAGGCACCCA ACCAGGAGAAGGTTTCTGATTACGAGATGAAGCTGATGGATCTCGACGTGGAGCAGCTGGGAATCCCA gagcaggagtaCAGCTGCGTGGTGAAGATGCCCTCGGCCGAGTTCGCGCGCATCTGCCGGGACCTGAGCCACATCGGCGACGCCGTGGTCATCTCGTGTGCCAAGGACGGCGTCAAGTTCTCTGCCAACGGCGAGCTGGGCAACGGCAACATCAAACTGTCCCAGACCAGCAACGtggacaaggaggaggaggct gttACAATAGAGATGAACGAGCCCGTGCAGCTGACCTTCGCCCTGAGGTACCTGAACTTCTTCACCAAAGccacccccctgtcccccacGGTGACACTCAGCATGTCTGCAGATGTTCCTCTGG TTGTGGAGTACAAGATCGCTGACATGGGACACCTCAAGTACTACCTGGCCCCCAAGATCGAGGACCAGCAGGATGGCTCTTAA
- the TMEM230 gene encoding transmembrane protein 230, which translates to MMPSRTNLSAGIPSSKVKYSKLSSTDDGYIDLQFKKSPPKIPYKAIALAVVLFMIGTFLIIIGALLLAGYISKGETDRAIPVLIIGILVFLPGFYHLRIAYYASKGYRGYSYDDIPDFDD; encoded by the exons ATGATGCCGTCCAGGACCAATCTCTCTGCTGGGATCCCCAGTAGCAAAGTCAAATATTCCAAACTCTCCAGCACCGATGATGGATACATTGACCTGCAG TTCAAGAAGAgcccacccaaaatcccctacAAGGCCATCGCACTGGCTGTGGTGCTCTTCATGATCGGGACCTTCCTCATCATCATcggagccctgctgctggcagggtaCATCAGCAAAGGG gagACCGACCGGGCCATCCCCGTGCTGATCATCGGCATCCTGGTGTTCCTGCCCGGCTTCTACCACCTGCGCATCGCCTACTACGCCTCCAAGGGCTACCGGGGCTACTCCTACGACGACATCCCCGACTTCGACGACTGA